Below is a window of Caldisericota bacterium DNA.
TTTTTATATTGGAGGAGTCAAGATTCCATATAAATTTGGATTGGAAGGTCATTCAGATGCAGATGTATTGATACATGCTCTTGTTGATGCAGTTCTTGGGGCAGCAGCGTTAGGCGATATAGGTGCACTATTCCCGGACGTGGAAGAAAAATATAGAAATATAAGGAGCAGTATTCTGCTTGAAGAAGCATTAAAACGTGTACAGATTGATGGATGGAATGTTGAAAATATTGATGCTACCGTTATTGTGGAGGAACCGGAATTAATGCCATTTATCAAAAAGATAAATGAGAATCTTTCTAAAATTATTAATATTAATTTGAACAAAATTAACGTAAAAGCAACAACGAACGAGGGAATGGGTTTTATTGGCAGAAAAGAAGGCATTGCTGCATTAGCTGTCGTATTGTTAAAAAAAGGGAATAGACAATGAAAAAACAGTTTGTTAAGGATTTAAAACCAGGTGTTTTTGTGAAAAGCATTTTTATTGTTGCAGAAACCGAAAAGGCGCTTACAAAGGACAAAAAGGTGTATGTTTCACTTATTCTTGCAGATAAGACAGGGAGAATATATGGGAAAATATGGGATAATGCCACGGAACTTGGCAAATTGTTTAAAAAAGGAGATATCGTTGAGATCTCAGGTAGTATTACAGCCTATAAGGGAACACCTCAAATTCGTGTGGAAACCTTGCGAAAATGCAGCGAGGAGGAAATAGATAGTACTGATTTTTTACCAGTTACAGAAAAAGATAGAGATGTTTTGCTTAAAAATTTTTTAGAAAAAGCGGAAAGTGTCCAAGATCCGTACCTTAAATCTCTTTTAAAAAATATATTTGCTAACAAACGAATTATTGATGGCATAAAGAATGCTCCTGCAAGTGTCTCTATACATCATAGTTATGTGGGAGGCCTGCTCGAACATACTTTGAATGTCGTAAAAATATGCGAAACAGTAGCATCTATGTATCCAGTGGTGGATCGAGATTTATTAGTAACCGGTGCACTTTTGCATGATATCGGGAAGAGTGAAGAATATAACTACAGCAAAATAATTGAACACACAGATAATGGTAAATTGTTGGGGCACATTGCGCTTGAAATGGTATTTATAAGCAAAGAGATTGAAAAGATACAATCTTTTCCTGACAATCTTGAACTTGATCTATTGCATCTCATTCTTTCACATCACGGCGAACGTGAATATGGATCTCCAAAAATTCCCTGTACTGTAGAGGCAGCTGTACTTGCTTATGCCGATCTGCTGGATAGCAGGGTTAAAAGTTTTATTGAGGTAGCAAATAGTAGCAAAGAAGATTGGAGTGGCTATATTGGCTTTCTTGGGAGAAAAATTTTTAAGAGACAAGAATAACCTTTAGATACAGAAAATAAACTCGAAAATATTTGAGGAGATGAGATGAATATATTAAGGGCAATTATTTTAGGCGCTATCCAGGGATTGACAGAATTTTTACCTGTTAGCAGTTCAGGTAATCTTGTTATTTATCCTGCAATTTTTGGGTGGGGTACACCAACGCTTTCTTTTGCAATGGCTCTGCACCTGGGAACGCTTTTTGCCGTTCTTTTATACTATTTAAGAGACGTGAAGAAGCTTGTTATAGGTTTTTTCCACACATTTAAAAGCAATAAAACAGACGAACAAAGCTTTTATGTTCGGTTGTTTTGGCTTCTTTTTGTAGCCTTGCTTCCAGCCAGTATTGTGGGCTTACTTTTTTCTGATAAAGTTGGTGAAGTATTTGCTCAGCCACATATTGTTTCTATATTTTTGTTTATTACTGCGGCTATTCTTATCATATCCAGCATTAATTTTCATGAGAAGCGCGATACTTTAAAACATATTTCTTTAAAGCACGCGTTATCTGTGGGTTTTCTCCAGGTTATCGCACTGTTTCCTGGTATTTCTCGTTCGGGCTCTACTATTGCGGGTGGAATTTTTTCTGGAATGAATAGAGAAGATGCGGCAAAATTTTCTTTTCTTCTTTCCATTCCTATCATTGGGGGAGCAGGCCTTCTTGAATTGAGGAGCGCCTTGAACGTATCCATCTCTGGGGTTTCTTTCAGTGCACTTTTAACAGGTTTTCTTGCTTCCTTTATTTTTGGTTTCTTGTCGATAAAATTCTTTTTTGCGGTTATTAGAAAAGCAAAATTTTATTATTTTGCTTTGTATTGTATAATGCTTGGTGTTGTTGGATTTATATTTACTTAATTTGCAAAGCGAAGGGAGGGGATTAAATTGTTTGAAAAAATAATTTTCCCATACGATTTTTCTGAATATGTGGAAAAGGCAATTCCTTATATCGAAAAATTTAAGAGTATAGGGGGAAAAGAAGTTATTATTATTTATGTAGTAGAATACAATGAAATTTTTAAGCATGTACTATACAAAGAATTGGAGGTGAAAAGGTTTGAGGAAAAAATGAATCTTAAACTTAAACCTCTCAAAGAAAAATTTGAAAAAATAGGTTTCGACGTGACAATATGCTTGGAGTTTGGCCCACCTGACAAGGTCATTATTAAAAAAACGTTAGAATATAAGGCGGATATTATTGTAATTGGTAGAAAAGGAAGGAGTGCTGTTGGTTCGTTTTTTTTGGGAAGCACTACATTGAGCGTATTGCAGAGAGCATCAATTCCCGTGCTTGTAGTACCATCCAAATAACCTGAACTTAATATAATTCTACTATTGTGCTTATTTCCATTGCAGCCCCAACAGGTAAACTGATTACACCGATTGCTGTTCTTGAATGTTTGCCTTTTTCATTATTATTAAAAATTGTGGCTACAAAATTGGATACTACGTTCATTACTCTGGATTGTTCTGTAAATTCGGCCGTTGAATTTATGAAGCCTTCAATTTTAACAATTTGTTTTACTTTGTCCAGGTTTCCTATTGCTTTTTTTAAGTTTGAAATGAGTTGTAGGGCACATAGCTCTGCAATTTCCTTACCATTTTCTAAGTTAAAATCTTTCCCGAATTTTCCCGCTATAATCTTTTTGTTACGTACAGGCACAATACCTGAAAGGTAAACAATGTTCCTCGTGAGAATGGCTGGGGCATATGATCCCAGGTTTTCAGAAGGTGGCGGCAGAATAATCCTAAGATCTTCTAAGCGTTTTTCTACTGTCATTATTACCTCCCTCCGTATTTTATTATATTATCTATAAATACAATCTCAATCAGAGACTCTGTATCCTAATTTTTTTACTTTTTCTTCTAATTTTGGCCAATCTTTTTCTGTGCGCACAAAAATATCCAGATAAACGGATTTGTTCACGATTTGTTGTATGTCAACACGTGCCTCTGTGCCAATTTTTTTGAGCATTTTGCCCCTTTTCCCTATTACGATTCCTTTTTGAGATTCTCTTGCGATAGATATTACAGCACGGACATATAGTACCCCGTTCTTTCTTTCTTCCATTTCTTCTATATTTACGGCAGCGGAGTAGGGGAGTTCTTTTCCAAGACGAAGAAATAGTTTTTCTCTTATTGTCTCAGCGATTAAAAGTGGCAACGGTCTATCTGTTAACATATCTTTTGGAAAGTATTCTGGCCCCTCTTGAAGATATTTTTTCGTTTTCTTAACGAGCAAATCAATATTTTTTCCTGTTAATGCAGTGATTTTTACCACTTCTTTAAATGGGAATAGCTTTCTAAATTCTTGCTCAGTGGCTTTAATTTGGGTTTCACTGTGCTGGTCTATTTTGTTTATTACAAGAAATACCGGAATATCTATTTTGTCAAGTTTTTCCATTATTTTCAGGTATTCTTCTCCGGGAAAATCTTCAGGTTCTATCATAAGATATACAAGATCAACTCCTTTTATGCTTCTTATAGCAGTTTCTACCATATATTTATTTAATGCACTTCTGGCATTATGTACTCCGGGAGTGTCTATAAATACTAATTGCGCATCAGGAAGATTTTTTACTCCTAAAATTTTGAAGCGCGTAGTCTGTGGTTTTGGTGAAATGATAGAAATCTTGGTGCCCACAAGATAGTTAAGCAGCGTAGATTTCCCAACATTTGGTCTACCCAAAATGGCAATAAATCCGCTTTTCATATATATCTCCTTCCTCTATCCCTTTTGTTTAAATTATGTTACCAGACTATTTTATTAATATTAGCGCTTTTAATTTATTATACAGTATTTTATAATTTATGTGAACCTTTTTCTTCTCGAGAGTATCTAATATATAGGTATTCAAAAAAAGGAGGCACGAGATGGCTAAAAAATTTTTAGTAGTTTTGTTGGTTGCAGTATTTGCTGCAGCACTCTTTATCGCACCAAACGTAGGCCTTGCAGAAGGGAACGATTACGAAACGGCATTAAATGTGTACAATGCGAAAATTGAGCAAGCTAATTCTGAACTGATTATTTTGAACGAGAAGATGACACAGATGAGAGAAAAACAAACAGAGATATTTACAGTGCTAAAAGAAAAGAAAGATAGTGGAGAAGAGTTTAATGAAGAAGTAAAGACGCTTATCAAAAAGCTTATGAGGATCAGAAAATCGGTAGAACGGTTCAAGGATATAAGAGATGCAAGGTTTTATTATGCAAAAATACTTTCAGGCCAGCTAAATGAAAAGACAAAGGAAGTTAGAGAAATGAGAGAAAGTAGCGGAAATGAAGAAGAGATCAAAAATCTTTTAAAAGAAACACATAATTTGAGAGGAAAGATTGGAAATGTTTTGCCTTTTAGCTTGAAACTTTCACTTAATAAGGCGGACAGGGTCAGAGAAACTGCTGAAAAACTTAAAGACAATGATAGAGAAGATAGAGCAGTAAAACTTTTAGAGAGAGCCACAAACAAAATTGAAAAAGAAATTGAAATAACAAATAAGCAGGAAGAAAATCTTGATAAAACATTGGATTTACTTAATCAGGTTGCAGAGGGGCTTGGTATATGAAGATAAATTCAATTCAGGGTATTATAACGATACGAATAACTGTGTGGTTTGCCGCAGTACTTATTGCCCCTTTTGTACTGAAGTACATTGCTAAGGAGAAAGAAATTCAGGGAGAGACAGACTATTTTAAGAGCCTCGTGCTCTCCCTTTTACTTTTTTTTGTAGCATTTACTCCATTTTTCCTTTCTAGGGCATTTTTTGTTTTGTTTCATAAACAATTTTTTACAGCGAGCATTATCTGGTTTGTTGCTGGAACATTACTTAATGGTTACTTAGCAAAGATTTATTTAAAAATTGATTATATAAAAGGGATTGTGCTATGGCTACTCACTTTGATTGTTTCTTCGACAGCTGGATTTGTTCTTACTTCTCTTTCTTTATTTCTTATTAGAACATTAAAATGAAGTATGAATTTGAGGAAATTGTTGATAAATATTATAAAGATGTATACCGGTTTATTTTTATGATGGTAAAAAACAGAGATGATGCTGAAGATATTACACAGGATACATTTCTCAGAGTAAAGCGGTATCTCTGGACATTCAGGGGCAGATCTTCTATTCTTACCTGGATTTATAGAATCGCGACAAATGAAGTGAAGAAATTTTTTAAAAAAGCTAATAAGATAAATCATTTTTGCAAAACATTGAATGTGAGCGAAGAGAATTCGTGTGATACGTTAAGCAGTGCTATGAAGAAACTGGATTATGGTGCATATGAAATTTTATTTTTAAAATATTTTAAAAATATGAGCGAAAAGGAGATAGCGTTTATTGTGAATGTACCGGAAGGCACAGTTAAATCGCGCTTATTTAATGCGCGTAAAAAGCTAAAAGAGGTGATCGAAAATGGATGAAGAAATCAGAGAATATTTTACTACTCAATATAATAGGATAAAAGTGCCAGAGGATCTTCCGCAAAAGATTTTAGGTGAGCGAAAAGAAAAAATTTATGCATTTGTGATAGCTATATCTTCTGTTTTTCTATTCTCTATATTCTCTATATTATTTGAACTTTCTCCATCTATGGACAGCATACTAATGACTGTTTCGCTGCCCTAATTGTTATTAATTTTAAAAAGGTCAGGGGCTAATTGTACGCAAAAAAAGCAAGATGTACATTTTCTTTTGTCGATTTTGTAATTTTTGCCTTCTTTTACAATAGCGCCGGTTGGGCAAAAATTTGAGATTGTATCTATCAATTTGTTCTGTTCAGAAGTGATGTGCGGAATAATTTTTCGGATTGATCTTTTTGCAGGGTATCTTAAAGAGCGTTTCACTTCTTTTCTAAATGTAAGAAAAGTATCTCCGTATGTTGTAATATGATCAAATAAACCACTGCCAAGATCCATAGAATCGCCCACTTTGTTTGATTCTACTTCTCTTGATCTATGACCCGTCAGCACAGTGGTGGTAGAATCTAAAGCAAGTGGATCTTCAGAGAAGAGGATTACGTTCATTTTGTTTATCTCTTTGCTATTACTTATTATAGCATCCACTCCGTCAACAATGCCAAACAATACATTATCTTTTATTAAAGAATATATTTCGAGAAGAGCTTTCCAAAATTGAAATGTTAATTTAGTTAATAGTACTTGATTTCTAGTCATTGTTGGCATAAGAGTAAGGGTTGATGCTACAATTCCTCCTATTTTTGTAGTGGGAGAATCTTTCATTTTTATCACAGGGACAATATAATCTGTTTCTGTGAGAGTTGTTGGAATGAAAGCATATTTGATTATTCTTTTTCCTGTTACGCCCATTTTAGCTATCTGTCTTTCGTTTGAATATTGTATGGGCGACATAAAGGCAAATCCTCTGAAATGTTCAGTACTTTTTTCTTCCATTCTCTGGACATCCAGCTTTTCGTAAGAATTTTTTCTGAAGTCCACGAATTGAATGTTTTCTTCTTTCAGGAGGTTAACTATTTCTTCGGGCAGTTTATCTACTAAGATGGATGCTCCTACTGTGATTTTGCTTGCACCATTTATTTTAAGAAAATGGATTGTTTCTCTTAAAATTGCTGCATTTGGCGTGGGAAAATCAAAATAAATGGCAACCTTTTTACCTTTAATTTTTTCTTTATCGAATGGCGCAGCAACAGTGTTAAATGCATCACTTACTTCTTGTTTTTTATACGAATTGCATCTTTTGATTCCGAGTGTACTCATTTTATACTCCTTTCTTTTTACACATTTTATTTAACGGGCATTCATTGCAAATTGGTATTTTTTTGCAATAGCGTTTGCCTAACTCAACAATAAGTGCATGCATTTCTTTAAAAACATCAACAGCAGAATAGCCGTTAATTTTATGTTTTTTCAAATTGGTTTCAAAAATTTTTCTTATTTCATCGTAATCAGTACTATTTAAAATATCTGTTCTGTGTGCCATCCTTATTGTATAAGTATCTACAACAAAGATTTTTTTGTTTAAGGCGTAGAGAAGAATTGAATCTGCCGTTTCCTTGCCAATCCCTCTTATTGACAGAAGCTCTTTCCTTAGGTTAGATACTGTAGTCTTTTGCATCTGAGATATACTGCCGCTATATTGTTTGATGAAATATTCTGTAAGCACTTTTAGCCGTTCACTTTTTATATTATAAAAACCAGCAGGTTTTATGAGTTGTTTTATCCTCTCGAGAGGCATTTTGTTAAAAGAGGAAGGTGTAAGTACTCCTTTCTCTTTTAAACTATTTATTGCTTTTTCAACATTTTTCCAGGAAGTTTGCTGCGTAAGAACGGCTCCTACCATTACCTCAAATGGCGTTTCGGCTGGCCACCAGTTCTGTATACCAAATTCATTACGAAGAAGTTGAAATACGTTTAGAATGTTTTTTTGCAATTTTCTTTTTTTCTTTTTTTATCAGCGATAGATATTTTTTAAGCTCTTCACCTTGAAGTGTTTCTTTTTCTAATAGTGCGTTTGTAATGGTCATTACTGTCTTAAGTTGTTTTTCGATGAGAAATTTTGCTTTTTCATAGCTTGTTTCGATGATTTTTTTTACTTCTGCATCAATAAGGTTGGCAGTGGTTTCGCTGTAATCCCTTTCTTCCCCCAAATCTTTACCAAGAAAAATCATTTCGTTATGTTTACCAAAGGTGATTGGCCCTAACTTATCACTCATTCCATATGCTCTTACCATTTTTCTTGCAATATCGGTTGCGCGTTTAAGATCATTTGCCGCGCCAGTTGAAGTTTCATGAAGTATTACTTCCTCTGCTGCCCGTCCGCCTAAAAGTGCTGAAATTTTATTCATCAGTTCACTTTTTTTCTGTAGATATTTATCTCTTTCAGGAAGTTGAAGGTTGTATCCCAATGCCATTCCTCTTGATACAACGGAAATTCTATGGACAATATCACCGGTAGGAAGAGCAGTGTTAACGATAGCATGTCCTGTTTCGTGGATGGCAACTGCTCTTTTTTCTTCTTCTGAAAGTATCAACGATTTTTTTTCTGGTCCTGCTATAACTTTATCGACTGCTTCTTCGATTTCTTGCTGGGAAATCTCTTTTTTATTTTTTCTTATTGCCAAAAGCGCTGCTTCATTTAACAAGTTTTCAAGGTCTGCTCCAGTAAAGCCCGGTGTTTGTTGAGCAATTGACTTAAAGTTCATTTCTTTTGTAAATGTTTTTTTCTTTCCATGAACTTTAAGAATTTCTTCCCTGTCTTTTGAGGTAGGCAGCCCTACTACAATTCTTCTATCAAATCTTCCCGGTCTTAATAACGCAGTATCCAATATGTCTGGCCTGTTTGTAGCAGCTATTACAATAATACCGGTATGTGGATCAAACCCATCCATTTCTACAAGGAGCTGATTTAAGGTTTGTTCTCTTTCATCGTGTCCTCCGCCAATTCCTGCTCCTCTATGTCTACCTACGGCATCAATTTCATCTATAAATATTATGCATGGTCCATATGTTTTTGCCTGCTTAAATAAGTCTCTTACTCTGGATGCACCGACACCAACAAACATTTCTACAAATTCTGAGCCTGAAACAGAAAAGAAAGGAACTTTTGCCTCTCCGGCGACTGCTCTTGCTATCAGTGTTTTTCCACAGCCAGGAGGGCCTAAAAGCAGTACTCCTTTTGGTATTTTTGCGCCAAATTGTGCGAATTTCTTTGGATTTTTTAAAAATTCTATTATTTCTTTAAGTTCTTCTTTTACTTCCTCGACACCTGCTACATCTTTAAAGGTAACCCGTGGTTTATTATCAAGAAACAATTTGGCTTTGCTTTTCCCGAAGCTAAATGCTTGATTTGCTCCGCCACCTGCTCCTTGCATCATTTTCTGCATAAAAAACCACCATACGCCAATGATAAGAATCCATGGTGCAATATTCCAGAATATCATCCAGAATGTGTTATTGCTCGGATTAACATCGTAGGTAACGCCCTTTTCTATCAGATCTTTTTCAAGAGTATCTATATTGCCGGGCGGATACGAATCTATAAAAGATCCATCTTTTAGTGTGCCAATTACCTGAGATGGATAATTTTCTTTCATTTTTATTTGTACAGACGTTACATCCCCGGAGTTCACTCTATCAATAAATTCTGAGTAAGGCACTGTTGTAATGGGAGCACCGCTATTTCTGCCAAAAAAGGTTGAAACCGAGAATAAAATTATTATCAGAATCACCCAGGCAATAATTTCTTTTTTAAAGAAGTTTTTATTATTTTTCTTAGCCATATTTTATTTATTATCCCCTTTCAGTTGTAAATTTTTTCTTTTAATACGCCTATAAATGGGAGGTTTCTATATTTTTCTTTGTAATCTAATCCGTAACCTATAACAAATTTATTTGGTATTTTAAATCCGTAATAATTGACTTTTATAGGTATTTTTCTTCGTTCTTCTTTATCTAGCAATGTGCAAATTTTTATGCTTTTTGGATTTCTTGTTTTAAGTAATCGCGTTACTGCATCCATTGTGAGGCCTGTATCTACAATATCTTCAATAATAAGTACATGTCTATCATTGATGGGGGTATCAAGGTCCTTTAAGATTTTTACTTGCCCTGTAGATTCTGTGTTCCCTCCGTAGCTTGAAATTGCCATAAAATCAATCGACATATCAATTTTTATCTCTTTGGAAAGGTCTGCAAGAAACATAAAAGCCCCTCTTAAAATACAGACGAATAAGGGAAATTTGCCCTTATAATCTGTATTAATTTGACTTCCTACTATTTTAATACGTTGTTCAATATCTTCCTTTGAAAAAAGGATTTCTTTAACATCTCTTTTCATAGTCTAATTATATCAGAAAATGGTTTTTCTTAAAGTAGCGGTGAGAAGCAGTTTATTTTTTGTATTTTTGGTTATTTGGTATAAATTGCTTCTTCTTACGCCTATAACCCAGATGATTTCATTTTTACTGCTTACAAGTAGCGGAACTTTATGTCTTGTTTTTACACCTATTTTCTGGTTTACAAAGAGATCCTGGATTTTTTTGTTTCCCATTTTGAGGCTGATTTTGTCTCCCTTTTTCCTGAATCGCACTTTGAGAGGCAGAGGGATATTATCCATATCAACAACGATTTTATTGCTATCTAACGTTGATTTTTTAACATTATCAATAATTTCTGTTTTTATTATGATATTCGCTTTCTCTATCGATGTTGCTCCTGGTATGGTAATCGGGTATTCTTTTTTTAGTGTAAAAGGTAGAGGGTTGGTTTTTTCTATCCAGAATTCTTTTTTATTTTTTAGTATGTAAAGATTGCCATACAAATTTGTTTTATTACTTTTTTCTGTTGATAAAAATTGTACGATTCGCTCTATTCTGTCGAATGTTGCATATTTGTACAGCATTAATTTTATGATTCTTCGTTTTTCGAATAAAGGTAAGGCGTTGAAAATAGTAAGAGAATATCGTTCTTTGTTGAAAAGGAGTGCCTTGTCCTTTAGCGAGATTTCATTTATAAACTGCTCTTCTTCAAGCAAAGTTAATGATAGATTTAAAATATGTCGCTTAATTTCTGGGTTTAGAGAGGCAAGCAAGGGAACGAGCTGATGGCGTACTCTATTTCTCAAATAGTCAAGCGAAAAATTTGTCCAATCTGTTCTAAATGGAATTTTATTCAATTTTATATACGCTTCTACGTCTTTTCTTGTTATACGAATCAATGGATGGATAATTCCTTGAAAGCTTTTTGGTCGAATACCAATGAGCCCTGTGACACCTGTGCCTTTTAATAAATGGATGAGAGTGGTTTCCACGAGATCGTCCATAGTATGGGCTAGTGCGGTTTTGTCATATTTTTCCTCTTGCTTAATCTTTAAAAAGAATGCAAATCTTTCTTCTCTTGCCATATCTTCCAATGAGCGTGAGCGCATTTTGGCAAGCTTTTTGATGTTTTTTTCGTTATAGAAAAATGGAATATCGAGCTTGGCAGCTATACTGCTTACAAATTTTGTTTCTTCTTCAGATTCTTTCCTCATTTTATGATTGAAGGTGGCTACTGCAATTGAAAAACCAAGTTCGTCTTTTAATTCATTCAGAATGTGCAATAAACACATCGAATCTGCTCCTCCGGATATGCCTACAAGGACACGTTCTCTTTTTTTAATTAGGGCAAATTCTTCTATTGTATTTTTTACTTCATTACTTATATTAATTTTCTTCATTTTTTATTTCCTTTATTTAACTATCCCTCAGATATTAGTTTATCTAACGTGGTTTATTTATCTTTTGAATCCAATTTTTCCTATCCAGCATTTTTGTATCTGTTATTTCCCTGTCTTTGATAGCTTTTATTAACATAGTTTATATCTTTGAGAGTCGCAGTCAAGCATTAGAAAATTTTGACTTTTTGCCATTATTTATTACAATATTGCTTGTTATGATAAGAATTATTGAAACGAATGAAAATGATGGGGCGATGAATATGGCAATTGATGAGGCGCTCCTTATTATAGAAAGAGAAAGGGGCTTCCCACCGGCGCTTCGCGTGTATAAATTTGTCCCACCGACACTTTCTATTGGTTATTTCCAAAAAATGGAAAAAGAAGTAAACTTTGCCCATTGTAAGGAGTTAGGCATTGGTTATGTCAGGAGGCCTACAGGAGGCAGGGCAGTGTTGCATGATAGGGAGCTGACATATAGCGTAACTATGGCGCACCCTCATAGTATTTTGGAGATGAATCTTCTCGATTCTTTTCATTATCTCTGTGAAGGTATTATAGAGGCAATAAGTTTACTTGGAGGAAATGCGTATTTTTCTGATAGGGAGGACAACGAGATATCTTCTCCTTCATGTTTTGCTGCACCGACATTTTCGGATATTTTATTGAACGGCAAAAAAGTTGTAGGTTCTGCACAGAGGAGGAATGATTGTGGCTTATTGCAGCACGGTTCAATCCTTTATCATGTCGATCTTGAGCAAATATTTTATTGTTTTAACCTGGATGAGAATGCAAGAAAAAGACTTGTGGAATTATCCAAAAAGAAAATTTCATCACTTTCTGATGAATTGAATAAGGAAATTACGTTTGATGTGATAAAAGTTGCTCTTAAAAGAGGAATGGAAAAGATTACGAACGAAACACTGGTTCCTACTGAGCTTACAAAGGATGAAAAAAATTTAGCAGAAAAATTATATCACGAAAAATATAATACTTATAAATGGAATTTTAAAAGATGACTATTTTAAGTAAAATAGAGGAGAGGTGAATTATGGGAAGAGAAAGTAGAATTAGAAAATTGAGAAAAGAGGGTGTTATAGCTCCTGTGCGAGAAAAAACAAAACAGCGGAGATGGATTAAGATCCTTATTTCTGTGTTGCTCGTATTTATAATTCTCTTTGGGATAGCAAGAGTGTGGGGATATCTTGAACGAGATGTTGTTGCGCACGTTGGGAAGGAAACAATCAAAAGGCAAGAAATTCAGGATCAAATTGATTATTATATCCAGATGTATCAGCAATATGGTATGGACCTTACTGACCCTCAATACAGTGCACAGCTCTTAAATCTTGAGCAAAACATAAAGGATAATTTTATAAACCAGTCGCTTCTGGTACAGTACGCAGAGGCGCAACGTCTTGAAATTGATCAGGATGCTTTTAATGAAAATATTGAAAGCCAGGTCGATCGGATTGTAGAACAGGGGATACAAAACCAGGGGGAAGAGGTTTTTACTTCTTATGTTGAAGCTCAATATGGTTCTATGGATGAATATAAAGAGTATCTGAGAAAACAGCTCACCCCTTACGTTGAAAGGCCTTTACTCTCGCAGGCTGCATTGGAAGAACAATATGAAACAATAGAAATTACGGATGATGATGTGAATTTGTATTGGAATGCTGTATATCAAGTTGATGCAGAACACTTTTTATTAAAAGTAGAAGAGGATGTTTCCGAGAGTGATACCGCTGCTATTAAAACTCAGATAGAAGATATCTACAACGAAATAGTGGAAGCAAAAGGTGAAGATAATTTTAATTTTGCTGAATTTGCTCGCGGGAAGGCAGAAGAATTCAATGAAGCGGCAGCCGATACTGGTAAAGAAGCTGCTCGTTATGAAAGTCTTGGATATTTTTCGAAAGGGCAAATGGTAGAAGAATTTGAAGAGGTCTGTTTTGACCCTGATGTTAACATTGGAAATATTGTTGGTCCTGTAAAAACTAATTTTGGTTTTCATATTATTCATATCCTTGGAAATAAACCAATGGGTGAAAAATATGATGAGCCAGCAATGATTAATGTTCGTCTTGTTCTTTTCAAGTATGAGCAAGGGGATGAAAAAAGTGAAGAAAATGCTAAGATGAGTGCGAATTCCATTGTTATTCAGACCAAAGGAGGAATGGATTTTATCGAAGCGGTGGAAAGATTTTCTCAGGATGATACGACAAAGGAAAATGATGGAGAAACAGGGTTCTTCACAGA
It encodes the following:
- the ispF gene encoding 2-C-methyl-D-erythritol 2,4-cyclodiphosphate synthase → MGGVKIPYKFGLEGHSDADVLIHALVDAVLGAAALGDIGALFPDVEEKYRNIRSSILLEEALKRVQIDGWNVENIDATVIVEEPELMPFIKKINENLSKIININLNKINVKATTNEGMGFIGRKEGIAALAVVLLKKGNRQ
- a CDS encoding HD domain-containing protein — its product is MKKQFVKDLKPGVFVKSIFIVAETEKALTKDKKVYVSLILADKTGRIYGKIWDNATELGKLFKKGDIVEISGSITAYKGTPQIRVETLRKCSEEEIDSTDFLPVTEKDRDVLLKNFLEKAESVQDPYLKSLLKNIFANKRIIDGIKNAPASVSIHHSYVGGLLEHTLNVVKICETVASMYPVVDRDLLVTGALLHDIGKSEEYNYSKIIEHTDNGKLLGHIALEMVFISKEIEKIQSFPDNLELDLLHLILSHHGEREYGSPKIPCTVEAAVLAYADLLDSRVKSFIEVANSSKEDWSGYIGFLGRKIFKRQE
- the uppP gene encoding undecaprenyl-diphosphatase UppP; this translates as MNILRAIILGAIQGLTEFLPVSSSGNLVIYPAIFGWGTPTLSFAMALHLGTLFAVLLYYLRDVKKLVIGFFHTFKSNKTDEQSFYVRLFWLLFVALLPASIVGLLFSDKVGEVFAQPHIVSIFLFITAAILIISSINFHEKRDTLKHISLKHALSVGFLQVIALFPGISRSGSTIAGGIFSGMNREDAAKFSFLLSIPIIGGAGLLELRSALNVSISGVSFSALLTGFLASFIFGFLSIKFFFAVIRKAKFYYFALYCIMLGVVGFIFT
- a CDS encoding universal stress protein, translated to MFEKIIFPYDFSEYVEKAIPYIEKFKSIGGKEVIIIYVVEYNEIFKHVLYKELEVKRFEEKMNLKLKPLKEKFEKIGFDVTICLEFGPPDKVIIKKTLEYKADIIVIGRKGRSAVGSFFLGSTTLSVLQRASIPVLVVPSK
- a CDS encoding RidA family protein codes for the protein MTVEKRLEDLRIILPPPSENLGSYAPAILTRNIVYLSGIVPVRNKKIIAGKFGKDFNLENGKEIAELCALQLISNLKKAIGNLDKVKQIVKIEGFINSTAEFTEQSRVMNVVSNFVATIFNNNEKGKHSRTAIGVISLPVGAAMEISTIVELY
- the era gene encoding GTPase Era, whose amino-acid sequence is MKSGFIAILGRPNVGKSTLLNYLVGTKISIISPKPQTTRFKILGVKNLPDAQLVFIDTPGVHNARSALNKYMVETAIRSIKGVDLVYLMIEPEDFPGEEYLKIMEKLDKIDIPVFLVINKIDQHSETQIKATEQEFRKLFPFKEVVKITALTGKNIDLLVKKTKKYLQEGPEYFPKDMLTDRPLPLLIAETIREKLFLRLGKELPYSAAVNIEEMEERKNGVLYVRAVISIARESQKGIVIGKRGKMLKKIGTEARVDIQQIVNKSVYLDIFVRTEKDWPKLEEKVKKLGYRVSD
- a CDS encoding RNA polymerase sigma factor, giving the protein MKYEFEEIVDKYYKDVYRFIFMMVKNRDDAEDITQDTFLRVKRYLWTFRGRSSILTWIYRIATNEVKKFFKKANKINHFCKTLNVSEENSCDTLSSAMKKLDYGAYEILFLKYFKNMSEKEIAFIVNVPEGTVKSRLFNARKKLKEVIENG
- a CDS encoding DUF362 domain-containing protein, translated to MSTLGIKRCNSYKKQEVSDAFNTVAAPFDKEKIKGKKVAIYFDFPTPNAAILRETIHFLKINGASKITVGASILVDKLPEEIVNLLKEENIQFVDFRKNSYEKLDVQRMEEKSTEHFRGFAFMSPIQYSNERQIAKMGVTGKRIIKYAFIPTTLTETDYIVPVIKMKDSPTTKIGGIVASTLTLMPTMTRNQVLLTKLTFQFWKALLEIYSLIKDNVLFGIVDGVDAIISNSKEINKMNVILFSEDPLALDSTTTVLTGHRSREVESNKVGDSMDLGSGLFDHITTYGDTFLTFRKEVKRSLRYPAKRSIRKIIPHITSEQNKLIDTISNFCPTGAIVKEGKNYKIDKRKCTSCFFCVQLAPDLFKINNN